The proteins below are encoded in one region of Rhizobium sp. 9140:
- a CDS encoding FAD-binding oxidoreductase, which translates to MALKAIRSGVRNETGIAEAIAALKGRFGERLQMGHAIRVQHAHTTTYIPAQLPDAVVFPETGAEVQAIVGIAAENRVPLIPFGTGSSLEGHVNAPHGGISIDMSRMNRVLSVNESDLDCTVEPGITREELNRELRATGLFFPIDPGANASIGGMASTRASGTNAVRYGTMRENVLAVTAVIADGREIRTAHRARKSSAGYDLTRLFVGAEGTLGVLTSVTLRLHGIPETIAGGVCAFPDIGAACNAVILTIQSGIPVARIELLDETQVKASNAYSGLHLPEMPTLFVEFHGSADSVAMQSAAFAEIVEAFGGGDFSWTSNADERAVLWKARHDAYWAQKALRPDFAMLSTDVCVPISRFADCVEATREDIRENDLIAPIVGHAGDGNFHVGLLFDDKDPAYVDRAEAFVERLNARALAMDGTCTGEHGIGQGKMPFLEAELGDALDLMRQVKRAIDPVGIFNPGKIFMG; encoded by the coding sequence ATGGCTCTGAAGGCGATCAGGTCGGGCGTTCGCAACGAGACGGGCATCGCCGAAGCGATTGCGGCGCTGAAGGGCCGGTTCGGCGAGCGCCTGCAGATGGGCCATGCGATCCGGGTGCAGCATGCGCACACGACCACCTATATCCCGGCACAGCTGCCGGACGCTGTGGTCTTTCCGGAAACGGGTGCCGAGGTTCAGGCGATCGTCGGGATCGCCGCGGAAAACCGCGTGCCGCTGATCCCGTTCGGAACGGGCTCGTCGCTCGAAGGCCATGTCAACGCGCCCCATGGTGGCATCAGCATCGACATGAGCCGGATGAACCGCGTTCTCTCCGTCAATGAAAGCGATCTCGACTGCACGGTCGAGCCCGGCATCACGCGGGAAGAGTTGAACAGGGAATTGCGCGCGACCGGGCTGTTCTTCCCGATCGACCCCGGCGCCAATGCGTCGATCGGCGGCATGGCATCGACACGCGCCTCTGGCACCAATGCCGTGCGCTATGGCACCATGCGCGAAAACGTACTCGCGGTCACCGCCGTCATCGCCGACGGGCGCGAGATCCGCACCGCCCACCGGGCACGCAAATCTTCGGCAGGCTACGACCTCACGCGGCTGTTCGTCGGTGCGGAAGGCACGCTCGGCGTCCTGACCTCGGTCACTCTTCGGCTGCACGGTATTCCCGAGACGATCGCGGGCGGCGTCTGCGCGTTTCCGGATATTGGTGCTGCGTGCAACGCCGTCATTCTCACCATCCAGTCCGGTATCCCCGTTGCGCGCATCGAGCTTCTGGACGAGACGCAGGTGAAGGCCAGCAACGCCTATTCCGGTCTTCACCTGCCGGAGATGCCGACGCTCTTCGTGGAGTTCCACGGCAGTGCGGACAGCGTGGCGATGCAATCGGCAGCATTCGCGGAGATCGTCGAAGCGTTCGGCGGCGGAGATTTCAGCTGGACCTCGAATGCCGATGAGCGGGCCGTGCTGTGGAAGGCGCGGCACGACGCCTACTGGGCGCAGAAGGCATTGCGGCCGGACTTCGCCATGCTCTCGACCGACGTCTGCGTGCCGATCTCACGGTTCGCGGACTGCGTCGAGGCGACACGGGAGGACATTCGCGAAAACGACCTGATCGCACCTATCGTCGGTCATGCCGGCGACGGAAACTTTCATGTCGGCCTCCTGTTCGACGACAAGGATCCGGCCTATGTCGATCGGGCGGAAGCGTTCGTGGAGCGGTTGAATGCCCGAGCGCTGGCGATGGACGGGACCTGCACGGGCGAGCACGGCATCGGACAGGGTAAGATGCCGTTCCTGGAGGCGGAGCTTGGCGATGCGCTGGATCTAATGCGTCAAGTCAAGCGCGCGATCGACCCGGTAGGAATCTTCAATCCAGGCAAGATTTTTATGGGATGA
- a CDS encoding efflux RND transporter permease subunit, whose product MSGAHETGAGGSAGFTALFIRRPIFALVVNTLIIVAGLAALNGVEIRELPEVDQPVVSVNTRFEGAAPETVDRELTSVIEGAVSRVQGIKDISSTSQYAQSRVTLQFSDTTDIGQASNDVRDALGRVTNDLPDGADAPQIVKADADSQPILRLALTSDTLSMEDLTLLAENEVTDRLASVEGVADVQLNGEQEKIFRIDVNQGKLAARGLTVADLRTALASASLDVPAGSLTSANQDLSVRATADLQTPEQFEKVILGQNVRLGDVATVTMGPDIGTSSLRSGGKQGIGLGIIRQAQSNTLDISNGVKTTVAEIGKILPPGTDLTITSDDAVFIQGAIHEVEIALVASVIIVTVVIYMFLLDWRATLIPVLTMPIALIGTCAAIYMAGFSINILTLLAIVLATGLVVDDAIVVLENIVRRRSEGMGPRAAAVLGTLEVFFAVIATTATLAAVFIPLSFLPGQTGGLFREFGFVLAFAILLSAFVALTFCPMLASRMLKAQPEGHGHSGFLGRLGGMFARGYRRSLRACLDSPLVVFLAAVMVVVAGGIAFTTLPSELTPTEDRARILLRMQAPQGVSLDYTQAQMRRVEDALQPMVKAGEIANVYSISGQGGSVNNGFMVLSLSPWGDRERTQQQISREISRLSAEIPSIRVFPVQPNSLGIRGAGNGLQLALVGNDYKALGDAAAKLVRQMEDSGRFENVRLNYEANQAQLSVTIDRERASDLGIDINGLSAALQAMLDGNSVIDVYVEGEAYPVKLLSTTNPVNDPTDLENLFLKTSDGKIVPMSSIATVKEQAVAPQLSRESQLRAVSLSAGLAPGTGLGEALAYAEQVAKPLLPAGSRVVPLAEAATLNENSGALFVTFGFAIVIIFLVLAAQFESLISGLVIMSTVPLGLACAVFAMILTGNTLNIYSQIGLVLLVGIMAKNGILIVEFANQLRDRGQGLREAIENAANIRLRPVMMTMIATIVGAVPLVLASGAGAEARVALGWVLVGGLGLATVVTLYLTPVAYLAIARFSKPQVDEERRLQRELAAAHGVQEVEPEETLRAAE is encoded by the coding sequence ATGAGCGGTGCTCACGAGACAGGTGCGGGCGGCTCTGCGGGCTTTACCGCCCTTTTCATCCGGCGGCCGATCTTCGCGCTTGTCGTCAACACGCTGATCATCGTGGCCGGCCTTGCGGCGTTGAACGGCGTCGAGATCCGCGAATTGCCGGAGGTCGATCAGCCGGTCGTATCCGTCAATACGCGCTTCGAAGGGGCGGCACCCGAAACGGTCGATCGGGAGCTGACCTCGGTGATCGAAGGGGCCGTGTCGCGCGTGCAGGGGATCAAGGATATCTCCTCCACCTCGCAATATGCCCAGAGCCGGGTGACACTCCAGTTTTCAGACACGACCGATATCGGGCAGGCATCCAACGATGTGCGCGATGCGCTCGGCCGGGTGACGAACGATCTTCCCGATGGCGCCGATGCACCGCAGATCGTGAAGGCGGATGCCGACAGCCAGCCCATTCTGCGCCTCGCGCTCACCTCCGACACACTGTCGATGGAAGACCTGACGCTGCTGGCCGAAAACGAGGTGACCGACCGGCTCGCCTCCGTCGAAGGCGTGGCCGACGTCCAGCTGAACGGCGAGCAGGAGAAGATCTTCCGCATCGACGTCAACCAGGGCAAGCTTGCCGCCCGCGGCCTGACCGTGGCTGACCTGCGCACAGCGTTGGCAAGCGCCTCGCTCGACGTTCCCGCGGGATCGCTGACCAGCGCCAATCAGGACCTCTCCGTCCGTGCGACGGCGGACCTGCAGACGCCGGAGCAGTTCGAGAAGGTTATTCTCGGGCAGAACGTGCGACTCGGCGACGTCGCCACCGTAACGATGGGGCCGGATATCGGCACGTCGTCGCTGCGCTCCGGCGGCAAGCAGGGCATCGGCCTCGGCATCATCCGGCAGGCGCAGTCCAATACGCTCGACATTTCGAACGGCGTAAAGACCACGGTGGCCGAGATCGGCAAGATCCTGCCGCCGGGCACAGATCTGACGATCACCAGCGACGATGCCGTGTTCATCCAGGGCGCCATCCACGAGGTCGAGATCGCACTGGTCGCCTCCGTCATCATCGTGACGGTGGTGATCTACATGTTCCTGCTCGACTGGCGGGCAACGCTGATCCCCGTTCTGACCATGCCGATCGCGCTGATCGGCACCTGCGCCGCCATCTACATGGCCGGCTTCTCGATCAACATCCTGACGCTGCTCGCGATCGTGCTCGCCACCGGTCTCGTGGTGGATGACGCGATCGTCGTGCTGGAGAACATCGTGCGACGGCGAAGCGAGGGGATGGGACCACGGGCCGCGGCCGTTCTCGGCACGCTCGAAGTGTTTTTCGCGGTCATCGCGACGACGGCGACCCTGGCCGCCGTCTTCATTCCCTTGTCGTTCCTGCCGGGGCAGACGGGTGGCCTCTTCCGCGAGTTCGGCTTCGTCCTCGCCTTCGCCATCCTTCTCTCCGCCTTCGTGGCACTGACCTTCTGTCCCATGCTGGCGTCGCGCATGCTGAAGGCACAGCCCGAAGGGCATGGCCATAGCGGGTTCCTCGGCCGCCTCGGCGGAATGTTTGCCCGCGGTTACAGGCGATCGCTCAGGGCCTGTCTCGATTCACCGCTTGTGGTCTTTCTGGCGGCCGTGATGGTCGTCGTCGCCGGCGGCATCGCGTTCACGACCCTGCCATCCGAACTCACGCCGACGGAGGACCGGGCACGTATCCTGCTGCGCATGCAGGCACCGCAGGGCGTCTCGCTCGATTACACGCAGGCGCAGATGCGCCGGGTGGAGGATGCGTTGCAGCCGATGGTAAAGGCCGGCGAGATCGCGAATGTCTATTCCATCTCGGGGCAGGGCGGTTCGGTCAACAATGGCTTCATGGTCCTGTCGCTCTCGCCCTGGGGCGATCGCGAACGGACGCAGCAGCAGATCTCGCGCGAAATCTCACGCCTCTCGGCCGAGATCCCCTCGATTCGCGTCTTCCCGGTGCAGCCGAACAGCCTTGGCATCCGCGGTGCCGGCAACGGTCTGCAACTGGCCCTGGTCGGCAACGACTACAAGGCGCTCGGCGATGCCGCCGCCAAGCTGGTGCGGCAGATGGAAGACAGCGGCCGCTTCGAAAACGTGCGTCTGAACTACGAGGCGAACCAGGCGCAGCTATCGGTCACCATCGACCGCGAGCGCGCCTCCGATCTCGGCATCGACATCAATGGCCTGTCTGCGGCATTGCAGGCCATGCTCGACGGCAATAGCGTCATCGACGTCTATGTCGAAGGCGAGGCCTATCCGGTCAAGCTGCTCTCGACCACCAATCCCGTCAACGACCCGACCGATCTCGAAAACCTGTTCCTGAAGACCAGCGACGGCAAGATCGTGCCGATGTCGTCCATCGCCACCGTCAAGGAGCAGGCGGTCGCACCGCAGCTGTCGCGCGAATCGCAGTTGCGCGCCGTGTCGCTCTCGGCCGGGCTCGCGCCCGGTACCGGCCTTGGCGAGGCGCTGGCCTATGCCGAACAGGTTGCCAAGCCGTTGCTGCCGGCCGGCTCCCGCGTGGTGCCGCTGGCGGAAGCTGCGACGCTCAACGAGAACTCGGGCGCGCTGTTCGTGACCTTCGGCTTTGCCATCGTGATCATCTTTCTGGTGTTGGCGGCCCAGTTCGAAAGCCTGATCAGCGGCCTCGTCATCATGTCCACGGTGCCTCTCGGTCTCGCCTGCGCCGTGTTCGCCATGATCCTCACCGGCAACACGCTGAACATCTACAGCCAGATCGGGCTGGTTCTGCTGGTCGGCATCATGGCGAAGAACGGCATCCTGATCGTCGAATTTGCCAACCAGCTGCGAGATCGCGGGCAGGGGCTGCGCGAGGCGATCGAGAATGCCGCGAACATCCGGCTTCGTCCCGTGATGATGACGATGATCGCGACCATCGTCGGTGCCGTGCCACTCGTGCTTGCCAGTGGCGCCGGCGCGGAGGCGCGCGTCGCGCTCGGCTGGGTGCTTGTCGGTGGCCTCGGGCTCGCGACGGTCGTCACGCTCTACCTGACTCCCGTCGCCTATCTTGCCATCGCACGATTCTCCAAGCCGCAGGTCGATGAGGAGCGGCGGCTTCAGCGCGAGCTGGCTGCCGCTCACGGTGTGCAGGAGGTCGAGCCGGAGGAGACGCTGCGCGCCGCGGAATAA
- a CDS encoding efflux RND transporter periplasmic adaptor subunit — MQIWKQLALGLVILLVGLAAWVRFGPSAGPMLVSAGVPGSVVALVAPSAASGDKGQGRGGQSGTQRAAAGNQTPLVVTEAAGTALVNDRLNAIGNGEAILSVAVTPLSTGNLTEVLVKSGERIEQGQVIAKLDSDEQVLAVAQAKVLLDAARDKVERNRRLGNAVSIATLREAEFAEQAAELALKTAELDLTRRDIVAPSKGIVGIITVNPGDYVTTSTPIAVVDDRSQILVDFWVPERFATSIKVGQEVSAVAVAQVTRQLTGAIHAIDNRIDQASRTLRVRARLDNPDDSLRAGMSFSVNVRFPGDSYPTVNPLAVQWSADGSYVWRVVGAKAERVPVTIIQRNSDKVLVDAKLEKGDMVATEGVQRLRDGGEVKVANGPAGAAGDAAEQKVSSAQPAATGAEAAR, encoded by the coding sequence ATGCAGATCTGGAAACAGCTGGCCCTCGGCCTCGTCATTCTCCTTGTCGGCCTCGCCGCCTGGGTACGCTTTGGGCCATCGGCCGGGCCGATGCTCGTGTCTGCCGGTGTGCCCGGCAGCGTTGTTGCACTGGTCGCGCCTTCGGCTGCATCGGGCGACAAGGGACAGGGACGGGGCGGACAGAGCGGGACGCAGCGGGCAGCAGCCGGCAACCAGACGCCGCTCGTCGTGACCGAGGCCGCGGGAACCGCGCTCGTCAATGACCGGCTGAACGCCATCGGCAACGGCGAGGCCATCCTCTCCGTCGCCGTAACGCCGCTTTCCACCGGCAATCTCACAGAAGTGCTGGTCAAATCCGGCGAGCGGATCGAGCAGGGGCAGGTGATCGCCAAGCTCGACAGCGACGAGCAGGTGCTCGCCGTCGCTCAGGCCAAGGTGCTGCTGGACGCCGCCCGCGACAAGGTGGAACGCAACCGCCGCCTCGGCAATGCGGTTTCGATCGCGACGCTGCGCGAGGCCGAGTTCGCCGAGCAGGCCGCCGAGCTGGCGCTGAAGACCGCCGAACTCGATCTGACGCGGCGCGATATCGTCGCTCCGTCGAAGGGCATTGTCGGCATCATCACCGTCAATCCCGGCGACTACGTCACCACCTCGACGCCGATTGCCGTGGTGGATGATCGGTCGCAGATCCTCGTCGATTTCTGGGTTCCGGAACGGTTCGCAACCAGTATCAAGGTGGGCCAGGAGGTTTCCGCCGTTGCGGTGGCGCAGGTGACGCGCCAGCTGACCGGTGCCATCCACGCCATCGACAACCGGATCGACCAGGCGAGCCGAACCTTGCGGGTGCGGGCGCGTCTCGACAATCCGGACGACAGCCTGCGGGCCGGAATGTCCTTTTCCGTCAACGTCCGCTTTCCCGGCGACAGCTATCCCACCGTCAATCCGCTCGCGGTGCAGTGGAGCGCCGACGGCTCCTATGTCTGGCGCGTGGTGGGAGCCAAGGCGGAGCGCGTACCGGTGACGATCATCCAGCGCAACTCCGACAAGGTGCTGGTGGATGCCAAGCTCGAGAAGGGCGATATGGTGGCGACCGAGGGCGTGCAGAGGCTGAGGGACGGCGGCGAGGTCAAGGTCGCCAATGGGCCGGCGGGAGCTGCAGGTGATGCGGCCGAGCAGAAGGTTTCGAGCGCGCAACCCGCGGCGACGGGCGCGGAGGCCGCGCGATGA
- a CDS encoding ATP-dependent helicase, translating into MSNGFDDIPFFDEEPARAPARGERRGADATDVPVGARDGRPEQDQDNAPARGPSGLAARAMAARDRDRAPDYLSGLNPEQRLAVETLDGPVLVLAGAGTGKTRVLTTRIAHIMATGRAYPSQILAVTFTNKAAREMKERIGVLVGGAVEGMPWLGTFHSIGVKLLRRHAELAGIRSDFTILDTDDVTRLIKQILQAESIDDKRWPAKQFAQLIDGWKNKGLTPADIPEGDARAFGNGKGRELYAAYQARLRTLNACDFGDLLLHPIAIFRKHPDLLREYHARFRYILVDEYQDTNTAQYMWLRLLAQRPSPAKGEPRTADNTVNICCVGDDDQSIYGWRGAEVDNILRFDKDFPGAVVIKLERNYRSTAHILATAGHLIAHNEGRLGKTLFTDRHDPDDQKVQVHAAWDSEEEARAVGEKIEQLQRDKHMLNDMAILVRASFQMREFEDRFVTLGLNYRVIGGPRFYERMEIRDAMAYFRLVCQDADDLAFERIVNTPKRGLGDTTIRLLHDYARARDIPMLAAAADIIETDEVKAKARKSLFDVVTMVRRWQGLLENTPHTELAEIILEESGYTDMWKVDKTAEAPGRLENLKELVRSMEAFESMRGFLEHVSLVMDAEQNENLDAVNIMTLHSAKGLEFDTVFLPGWEEGLFPHQRSLDEGGRSGLEEERRLAYVGLTRAKRRCHLWFVSNRRIHGLWQSTIPSRFIEELPVDHVEVAEMEQSYGGYGRGGYGQSRFDKQEPFQNTYATPGWKRAQANKTDATRDNWGNRSGVAIDRIGYGESGPKARTIEGELTVRSTVETPSKFGVGDRVFHIKFGNGNIAGIEGNKLTIDFDRAGQKRVLDGFVEKV; encoded by the coding sequence ATGAGCAACGGTTTCGACGACATCCCCTTCTTCGACGAAGAGCCCGCACGCGCGCCCGCGAGAGGCGAACGCCGAGGTGCTGACGCGACAGATGTGCCCGTTGGTGCACGCGATGGGCGTCCAGAGCAGGATCAAGACAACGCCCCGGCACGAGGTCCCTCCGGCCTTGCAGCCCGCGCCATGGCCGCCCGCGACCGCGACCGTGCGCCGGACTATCTTTCGGGTCTCAACCCGGAGCAGCGCCTTGCCGTGGAAACGCTGGATGGCCCCGTGCTCGTGCTGGCAGGTGCCGGCACCGGCAAGACGCGTGTGCTCACCACGCGCATCGCGCATATCATGGCCACCGGTCGCGCCTATCCGAGCCAGATCCTTGCCGTTACCTTCACCAACAAGGCGGCGCGCGAGATGAAGGAGCGCATCGGCGTTCTGGTGGGCGGCGCGGTCGAGGGCATGCCCTGGCTCGGCACATTCCACTCCATCGGCGTCAAGCTCTTGCGGCGCCATGCCGAACTTGCCGGCATCCGTTCCGACTTCACCATTCTCGACACCGACGACGTGACCCGTCTGATCAAGCAGATTCTGCAGGCCGAATCCATTGACGACAAGCGCTGGCCGGCCAAGCAGTTCGCCCAGTTGATCGACGGCTGGAAGAACAAGGGCCTGACGCCCGCCGACATTCCGGAAGGCGACGCGCGCGCCTTCGGCAACGGCAAGGGCCGTGAACTCTACGCCGCCTATCAGGCGCGCCTGCGCACGCTCAACGCCTGCGACTTCGGCGACCTGCTGCTGCACCCCATCGCTATTTTCCGTAAGCATCCCGATCTGCTGCGCGAATATCACGCCCGCTTCCGCTATATTCTCGTGGACGAGTATCAGGACACCAACACCGCCCAGTATATGTGGCTGCGGCTTCTTGCGCAGCGACCAAGCCCTGCCAAGGGAGAGCCGCGCACGGCAGACAACACGGTCAACATCTGCTGCGTCGGCGACGACGACCAGTCGATCTATGGCTGGCGCGGCGCGGAGGTGGACAACATCCTGCGCTTCGACAAGGACTTCCCCGGGGCCGTTGTCATCAAGCTGGAGCGCAACTATCGCTCGACCGCGCATATCCTTGCCACCGCTGGTCATCTGATTGCACACAACGAAGGCCGCCTCGGCAAGACGCTCTTCACCGACCGCCATGACCCTGACGACCAGAAAGTCCAGGTTCACGCGGCTTGGGACTCGGAAGAGGAAGCCCGCGCTGTCGGCGAGAAGATCGAACAGCTCCAGCGCGACAAGCACATGCTGAACGACATGGCGATCCTCGTGCGCGCCTCGTTCCAGATGCGCGAGTTCGAAGATCGTTTCGTCACGCTCGGCCTCAACTACCGCGTCATCGGTGGTCCGCGCTTCTACGAGCGCATGGAGATCCGCGATGCGATGGCATACTTCCGGCTGGTCTGTCAGGATGCCGACGACCTCGCTTTCGAGCGCATCGTCAACACGCCAAAGCGCGGCCTTGGCGATACCACCATCCGCCTGCTGCACGACTACGCCCGCGCCCGCGATATCCCGATGCTCGCGGCCGCTGCCGATATCATCGAGACCGACGAGGTGAAGGCCAAGGCCCGCAAGTCGCTGTTCGACGTCGTCACCATGGTGCGCCGCTGGCAGGGACTTCTCGAAAACACGCCGCACACCGAGCTTGCCGAAATCATCCTCGAGGAATCCGGCTACACCGACATGTGGAAGGTCGACAAGACGGCGGAAGCCCCGGGTCGGCTCGAAAATCTGAAGGAACTCGTGCGCTCGATGGAGGCGTTCGAGAGCATGCGCGGCTTCCTCGAACACGTGTCTCTGGTCATGGATGCCGAGCAGAACGAGAACCTCGACGCCGTCAACATCATGACGCTGCATTCGGCCAAGGGGCTCGAATTCGATACGGTGTTTCTTCCCGGCTGGGAGGAAGGCCTGTTTCCACACCAGCGCTCGCTAGACGAAGGCGGTCGCTCGGGGCTGGAGGAAGAGCGGCGCCTTGCCTATGTCGGCCTGACCCGCGCCAAGCGCCGCTGCCACCTCTGGTTCGTCTCCAATCGCCGCATCCACGGTCTTTGGCAATCGACCATCCCCTCGCGCTTCATCGAGGAACTTCCTGTCGATCACGTCGAAGTGGCAGAGATGGAACAGTCCTACGGTGGCTACGGGCGCGGCGGCTACGGCCAGTCCCGCTTCGACAAGCAGGAGCCGTTCCAGAACACCTATGCGACACCGGGCTGGAAACGCGCGCAGGCCAACAAGACCGACGCGACCCGCGACAACTGGGGCAACCGCTCCGGCGTCGCCATCGATCGCATCGGCTATGGCGAAAGCGGCCCCAAAGCCCGCACCATCGAGGGTGAACTCACCGTCCGCTCGACGGTCGAAACCCCGTCGAAGTTCGGCGTCGGCGACCGCGTGTTCCACATCAAGTTCGGCAACGGCAATATCGCGGGTATCGAAGGCAACAAGCTGACCATCGACTTCGATCGTGCCGGACAGAAACGCGTTCTGGACGGTTTCGTCGAGAAGGTGTGA
- a CDS encoding spermidine synthase has product MLPWIEIDRAEIPGATAAGGAGELRLKSRGQEFSIMLGNNELMNSRLSGSEEALASLAREKIGDRPRPAFLIGGLGMGFTLRAALAILPEDAEVTVAELVPAVVRWARGPMESVFKGCLDDQRVTIYDGDVGACIAAARSAYDAILLDVDNGPDGLTRASNDSLYDRQGLRAAQSALRPGGVLAVWSSGPDPRFTRRLKDAGFEAEAVSTRANGKRGGARHVIWLAVRR; this is encoded by the coding sequence ATGCTTCCCTGGATCGAAATCGATAGAGCTGAAATTCCCGGCGCAACCGCTGCCGGTGGTGCGGGCGAACTGCGGCTGAAAAGTCGGGGCCAAGAGTTCTCCATCATGCTCGGGAACAACGAGTTGATGAACAGCCGGCTCAGCGGTTCGGAGGAGGCGCTGGCGTCTCTCGCCCGCGAGAAGATCGGCGATCGCCCGCGTCCCGCCTTCCTCATCGGCGGGCTCGGCATGGGGTTCACGCTGCGCGCCGCGCTTGCGATCCTGCCGGAAGACGCTGAGGTCACGGTTGCCGAACTGGTGCCAGCCGTCGTGCGATGGGCGCGGGGGCCGATGGAGAGCGTGTTCAAGGGTTGCCTTGATGATCAGAGGGTGACGATCTATGACGGTGATGTCGGTGCCTGCATCGCCGCCGCGCGGTCGGCCTATGATGCGATCCTGCTCGATGTGGACAATGGTCCCGATGGGCTGACCCGTGCCTCCAATGACAGCCTCTACGACCGTCAAGGGCTGCGGGCGGCGCAATCGGCGCTTCGACCGGGCGGCGTGCTGGCCGTCTGGTCTTCCGGGCCGGATCCGCGTTTCACGCGCCGGCTGAAAGACGCAGGATTCGAGGCCGAGGCGGTGTCCACGCGTGCCAACGGCAAGCGTGGCGGCGCACGCCACGTGATCTGGCTGGCGGTCAGGCGCTAG
- a CDS encoding DUF2778 domain-containing protein translates to MALAIENVRQVDTRSQTRPLRQQSPSLHKAGPAKTQRPRLLPAVLAAGVGLAGVGWLMATILTMHGVASDLATGGRPTFQTSLGLNAIPRGPTGERTVHVAKFSRLVKTPVVAVAAAKTQPQMASASTAHRIVLAALPPKPATPAATAAPVQVASLDARADVTVPLRENAMLEPDARPTGSLPKPFSLVLNDDETTEHLPDLGPLPLSRPGITIEADDAPTASERPRKPPVQLAYAKPNAPIDMDDDEPSMAPRKPLFGNRKGVAYYDISAGVVHMPNGERLEAHSGIGKLRDNPDAVHIPMKGPTPPGTYKVTMREALFHGVEAVRLTPTDGVAPHGRVGLLAHSYLLRNRGDSHGCVAFADYPRFLKAFKRGEVTQMVIVKSMKGGFSKPAKTLASLFSRNG, encoded by the coding sequence ATGGCGCTAGCGATTGAGAATGTTCGACAGGTCGATACGCGTTCGCAGACGCGCCCCCTCCGCCAGCAGTCCCCTTCGTTGCATAAAGCCGGCCCTGCCAAAACGCAGCGCCCGCGTCTCCTTCCCGCCGTTCTTGCCGCAGGCGTCGGCCTTGCCGGCGTCGGCTGGCTTATGGCCACCATCCTCACCATGCATGGCGTTGCCAGCGATCTCGCGACCGGCGGGCGCCCGACATTCCAGACCTCGCTTGGACTCAACGCCATTCCCCGCGGCCCGACGGGCGAGCGGACGGTGCATGTGGCGAAATTCTCGCGTCTCGTGAAGACACCGGTCGTGGCCGTTGCCGCAGCCAAGACGCAGCCGCAGATGGCATCCGCCAGCACCGCTCACCGCATCGTTCTCGCCGCCCTGCCGCCAAAGCCGGCAACACCTGCTGCGACGGCTGCACCTGTTCAGGTCGCCTCGCTCGACGCGCGCGCGGATGTCACCGTTCCCCTTCGTGAAAATGCGATGCTGGAGCCGGATGCCCGGCCGACCGGATCGCTGCCGAAGCCCTTCAGCCTTGTTCTCAATGACGACGAGACGACGGAGCATCTGCCGGATCTCGGACCGCTCCCGCTATCCCGTCCGGGGATTACGATCGAGGCGGACGACGCGCCGACCGCGAGTGAGCGCCCTCGCAAGCCGCCGGTGCAGCTGGCCTATGCCAAGCCGAACGCGCCGATCGACATGGATGACGACGAGCCGTCCATGGCGCCGCGCAAGCCGCTGTTCGGCAACCGCAAGGGCGTCGCCTATTACGATATCTCGGCCGGCGTCGTGCATATGCCGAACGGCGAGAGGCTGGAAGCGCATTCCGGGATCGGCAAGCTGCGCGACAATCCCGATGCCGTGCATATTCCGATGAAGGGTCCGACGCCGCCCGGCACCTACAAGGTGACCATGCGCGAAGCGCTGTTTCATGGCGTGGAAGCCGTTCGCCTGACGCCGACCGACGGGGTCGCACCGCATGGCCGCGTCGGTCTGCTGGCCCACAGCTACCTCCTGCGCAACCGCGGCGACAGCCACGGCTGTGTCGCCTTTGCCGATTATCCCCGCTTCCTCAAGGCTTTCAAGCGCGGCGAGGTGACCCAGATGGTCATCGTCAAGAGCATGAAGGGCGGGTTCTCCAAGCCGGCAAAGACGCTCGCCTCGCTGTTCTCGCGCAACGGGTGA
- a CDS encoding CreA family protein: protein MPLPKIRLAAAAALLSFAALSAPATAETVGEVGVDWTGNDIIVDAVSDPKIEGITCHVTYFDRGVIDRLRKGNWFEDPSNNSIACRQTGPVVIDDIDLSKDGEEVFRSGLSLIWKSLEVTRIYDRKNNTLIYLAHSRQVVEGSAKMSISTVPLFNQQVTWKKGAPQ, encoded by the coding sequence ATGCCCCTGCCCAAAATTCGACTCGCCGCCGCTGCCGCCCTGCTGAGCTTTGCCGCCCTTTCGGCGCCCGCCACGGCTGAAACCGTCGGCGAGGTCGGCGTGGACTGGACCGGTAACGATATTATCGTGGACGCTGTCAGCGATCCGAAGATCGAGGGCATAACCTGTCACGTCACCTACTTTGACCGCGGCGTTATCGATCGCCTGCGCAAGGGCAACTGGTTCGAAGACCCCTCCAACAACTCCATCGCCTGCCGCCAGACCGGCCCTGTCGTCATCGACGACATCGACCTCTCGAAGGACGGCGAAGAAGTGTTCCGCTCGGGCCTGTCGCTGATCTGGAAGTCGCTGGAAGTCACCCGCATCTACGATCGGAAGAACAACACGCTGATCTACCTCGCGCATTCCCGCCAGGTCGTCGAAGGTTCGGCGAAAATGTCGATCTCGACCGTTCCCCTCTTCAACCAGCAGGTCACGTGGAAGAAGGGCGCGCCGCAATAA